A genomic region of Corticium candelabrum chromosome 6, ooCorCand1.1, whole genome shotgun sequence contains the following coding sequences:
- the LOC134180680 gene encoding nephrocystin-3-like, which translates to MPLAMKALDLASSSLPSKDPKLGWCFNEAAECHHQSRSFDKALGLYESAADIFRHHLPKESISLSTVNHHLALLYNDIEQNDKAVELMTESIKISKQNLPENHHEIAESLVTLGGILFYKNDFDEAVVHLESGLSILREELPSSPFTATGLYYLAFIEMERNQLVEAQRHATQCLRLRQEIFLKDDNAIICAQELVHEIEHTLATL; encoded by the exons ATGCCGCTGGCCATGAAAGCTCTAGATTTGGCGTCATCATCGCTACCCAGCAAAGATCCCAAATTGGGATGGT GTTTTAACGAAGCTGCTGAATGTCATCATCAGTCACGATCGTTCGATAAAGCTCTTGGATTGTATGAAAGTGCGGCAGATATTTTCCGTCATCATCTGCCTAAAGAGTCTATTTCACTATCTACCG TAAATCATCATCTCGCCTTGCTGTATAATGATATTGAACAAAATGACAAAGCGGTGGAACTCATGACAGAAAGTataaaaatcagcaaacaaaaccTACCTGAAAACCATCACGAAATTGCTGAAT cTCTGGTTACGCTTGGCGGCATTCTGTTTTACAAGAATGATTTCGATGAGGCCGTTGTGCATCTTGAGTCAGGTCTCTCTATTTTACGAGAAGAACTACCGAGTAGTCCGTTCACAGCCACTG GTCTGTATTATCTTGCATTCATTGAGATGGAACGAAATCAATTGGTAGAGGCACAGCGACACGCCACTCAGTGTTTGCGCTTGCGCCAAGAAATTTTCCTGAAAGATGACAACGCAATTATTTGTG CACAAGAGTTGGTTCATGAAATCGAACATACACTAGCGACATTATGA